The genomic segment AGTTTATTTTTATAGAAAAACTTACCTAAGATAGACTTCTGCTCATTATGGTAAGTAATCCTTTCAACCACTATAAATACATAGATATATTTCATTGTCTGGGGCATTCACACATTAATTTTCGTCAGCACCACTCTACATGTTGCATCTTCTCGTTTCTTTTCTCTTAAGACCAAGATCCGATCAGAATGTCAGAGGGGTCACGTCGGAAAAATTCCCGACACCCTCCAACTATTGCTCGTATGTGCAGATTGACATCGTTCCATCCGCTCCGGTTCAAACATTGCTGATTCAAAGACCGAGCTCACCCGATCGAACCCAGAGAAAATTCGGTATCATCAAATCCCAAAACCACAAATTCGTAAAATTATCAGAAGGGACAAGAGTGATGATGATCGTGCTTCTACGGTGGTAAAAACGAGCTTGGAGTTGGCTCCGTCGGTGATTAATTCTGCTGGCATCGACTCTGGCGTTACTGGTGGTGATGAAGAGAGTTGGacatattaaataaatgctattTGCccaaaacaatttaaaatatacgTCGGAAGCACAAAGTCAAACTAATTAAAAACTTGAATTTTACAACTGAAGCTAAATCCGAAATTTAACCAAACATCACGTTTGTCTGAAAATTTTGAAGACGAGTCGGACGTGTGGATGGACATTTATTCTAAACTAGTAAATTACACGTGGGAgaaatttgttatttttaaaattatttatacaataaaataattttttttttgaaattattcaTATTAGGTGCGGGCGAGAGAGACGGGATGACAACGAGGCCGGAATCCACCATTTGGTGGGGATGAGTCGGCCTGTCATTTGGACAACTTTAATTCATTTTTGACAAATCTAATTGAGGAATTTACTAAGATAAGAACAACTAATTATAAGGGTAACACTGTCAATTTATGGTATATAAATTTAAGATAATATAACTTGCATATTGACCAGTTGTAATTTAATTTTTCCCAAGAAACAAAACTTCGATTTTCCTAAAGTCATTTGTAATACATTTTCACTTTTtacataattttcaaaaaaattaaataaatattcttatttatttaaattataattatactaACCATGACAGATTGCAAATACTTACAATATTCGAGTAATTTGAATCTATTGTAATTACTTGCAAATTATAAGTAAGAGACGACTTTGAGTTTTATTTgttgagtatgtctcttgtgagacggtctcacgaatctttatctgtgagatgtgtcaatcctaccgatattcataataaaaaaagtaatatgcttagcataaaaagtaatattttttcatggatgacccaaataagagatatgtctcacaaaatacgaccggtgagatcgtctcacacaagtttttgacttATTTGTTTAATCAAGttatttaacaataaaaataaattgttgAATCCAAATTCAACTTAATtacaaattatataaaatttaaataccatcatcatattttttgaaattttgttttgaaatttgcaaCAAAGTTGAGTAGTCGACACTAATATTACCCGGTCAAAATCACGTGTTAAATGCTGGAAATTGTCATACGTTGAGTAGTTGACTCGGCTTTGCATATATTTGCATGCTGCACATTGACCATGTCAAATATAATAACATTATCagttataataaatttatgaagaaaacatgaaaatatatcTATGATTTTCTTAGTGAAAAGCATGAAAATTGTTTCTTTattactaaaaaataaaataaaaacaatatctTTTTTTATAAGCAAAAATAAAATCGTCTGATAGGAGTAATTAAGGATATTCAATTTATCCACGTTTTTAAAAAACATTACAACTGAGAATAGTCAACTTAAGAAGAACATGAAGTGCCAAATTGTCGATGttgattaaaatataattattgacaacacttgtccaaaaatttatagtttaaaattaattataccCACACAATATatagaaaaaatttaaatatatatatatatatatatatatgtgtgtgtgtgtgcgtgtgtaaAATATGAtatgacataattttttttgaatatatGATATGGTATAATAATATTAGAAATGTATAAACACAACCATCTATACCTATCCTCCTcaactccaaaaaaaaaataattaacgtaaataaaattataatacaCACATTTTCATGGGTTTATTGTGAGATAGTCTTACGGATTTTTATCCATGAGTCGGGTCAACCAtgtctatatttacaataataagtaatattttttcatatgtgATCTAATAGGAGATCTGTGTgacaaaattgactcgtgaaaTCTTCTTATCGTATGACCATCTCACAAAAGTTTTTGCGTAATTTTTTCATCTAATTCTTGTACAAAGAAAAGTTCATTTTCTTATGTCCATGTCTTCATTTTATAAGACTCCCCTTGCTGCACCAAATAGATTATTTTGCTTTAcctgtttttttttatatatttttttttcctataTTTCACACTactttcgattgtgaaatcgaCTTGACTAGCCAGActtttgtttattattattattattattccatTTTCACTTTTTCAGAGGTCGGTCCCACGCGCCACTATTGTAAATTAAGTTCTTGCATGTATCAGTAAGTGAAATATTCATAGAATTTTAAGATCTGCTCGCCGCCCGATCCATCATGTTATCGAGAAATTATTTATAGAATTATTTCACGGTAATTTAATACACAGTCGATCGCGGCTCCGATTTTTCTGGGGATATTTCAACGGAAATGGCTTAGCTTCTTCTATAAATAAACGCCCTCTCTTTCATCGATatcttttattttcttgtaataATTCAGGAACCGTAGATTATAAGATGATGGAAATCAATGCGATTGCGTCTTCGCCTCCTCGAACGGGGCGGCATTTGCAGCGCTACGATCAGGGATTTCGCCAGGTTGTGGGGTATGTATTTTCTGAATCTTGATTTTGTTGAAATGTGACGAGGAAATCTTGGCATTTGGATTGATTCTCGATTCGGTTAATTATATCTCATCCGGGTTATTTTATCTGAATATAACCTATTTGGCGTTTAACACTTCATCCCATATTCAAAATTTGCAGATGTATTCCATACAGGAAGAGGAAAACCAACAAGTCAACCCCTATCGAGGGGACCGCAATCGAAGACTTGGAGATCCTTTTGATCAGCTCTCAAAAGAGCCCAAAAATGATGTTCCCTAAGGTAACATAAATAGGAGAATCTTGTAGCTTTGAAAAGAATCATGATATGTCCTTGTCGAATTTTATGACAGAAGATATAGGAACAAAAGATCCGATGTTCCTTGTTTTTATTTGTTTGACATGATAGTTTGCTTTGAAATCATTAGGGTGGTTGGGAACTTGATGAGGATATCGAATTGGCCGCATCCCGGGAGACCATCGAGGAAGCCGGTGTGATCGGCTTGCTGGAGGTTAGGATTCCATGTTCATGTTTAATCAAAGCATAATGTTTTCCAACCAATGGATTACGTCGTCGCTAAATATTCATGTCCGGTTGCCTCGAACTTATTTGGTTCACATTCGCCTGCAGGATAAATTAGGTGAATGGGTTTTCAAGAGCAAAAGCCAAGACAAGTATCACCAGGGATCGATGTTCCCCTTGTTGGTGACCGAGGAGTTAAATGACTGGCCTGAGAAGAATGTCCGCCAACGAACTTGGGTACATCTAAAAGTTTCTGTTTTTTCATGCTTTCTATCAGAGTTGTGGAGTCGTAATACCAAGAAATCATCTtgtatattttgaaaaaaatattgcaAATATAATTATCTCCACTACAAGTCTATGCATATTTTTTAAGAATTGTTTCAAATGCAATGCTATGATGCAAAACCGAGTCTTGAAGTGTGTCGTATGGATTTCATTCCACAGATGACAGTAAACGAAGCAAGAGAAGTATGTGCACATTCATGGATGAGGGAAGCTTTGGAGGTCTTCGTTCATCGGTTCCGAAGGGAGGAGGAACCCTTCACCTTCTGTAGATTAGAGTTCTACATCACCAAGGAATTAAGACTGGGCATTGAAGCTCAGAGTGCCGAATGAAACGCCGATAGGAGCCATTCGGGGCTCGACGACTCTTGTTTGGGGATTCATTGCTTTCAAGAAAACCACACAGGGAATTCTCTTGAAgattgaaaatgtgttcttaGGGTAGAGGGTAGAGAACACCTATACAAAAGTGTGTACTCCGTTCTTTTATTCGTTGATATTCTTTTAGTCATGGCTttgagaaaaaaagaaaagaaaaactaaATTATTAATCTTTCGTTTGGCCCGAATTTAAGACCTAAATGTGGAAAAACCAACTGTGGTCTGGGCTACTTGCTAGTTACAAATGTATTAGGTTTACTTCTATGTCCATAAATGAGAGAAAACTTGCATTGCGTGCatacaaatttatattttattagaagtcatttgattttatttgaagtttaatCTTTTTTCTTTAACCATTTTTTATATTTGAACTAGGCATTGTAGAAAGAATATTAGGTTGCGTCTCGGTCGTGAAATATGGATTTCAATGAGTATTTGATGATAGAGTTTGAAATGACTTCGTATGAGTTATGAGTtacaataattcaaaaaataattatttgatattCGAAATCATTATCAAGTAGATATGTCCAAAAAAccaattgatttatatatattagaTTTCAATTTCACTCTCAACTTGGTTATGCGAATTCTCTCATCAATCCAAATCTTTCCATCCGAAcataaacttacaaatttcaggaaaaaaaattatcaaataacatttgaaatgattaaatttgaaacgaagattttattttaaatctttttgaataaaaaataagtatatCTAAAATATTTTACTTGATCAATTGTatagatataaaaataatttaacacgTATGTTAGTTTGTGATGTTAAAGTAAAATATTGGTCAATAAGAAGGTTTttgcaattttaaaataatattcaaaatatgatgtatatatagATCATAATGATCGTACAAAATTTATCTTTCCGTgtaaaaatcaattttattacattgaaataatatataatttatgaaataaaaaatgaaagaaacaatatgattaaaaatttcaaattatagAGATAAAATATGATCAAGTTTCTCCAATGGAATATCATGGATCATTTGAGTGACCCATTGTTTGTATTTTGTTTGAAAATTATCATCAAGTTTGCATGCTGAACTGATCCCGCGTGTTTGGATTGGGCATTTTTTGGGGCTTACTGTAATCCTGTGTTACAAATGCTGGACCTTTGCCGATTCATCGGTtcatggactgaaaatttcaaGTGTCACACTTGCCTTCATGGTTTTTCCCTGGAGAATGTGTGGAAAAATTGGAAGACAAGTTTAGTTATTGCTGATGGTTTAATGTTTGTTAGTTCTTGTTTTTGTACTTAGAGGATCCTTCTAACAGCAGCAAAATAACAAGCATTTTGTGCTTTTAGGACacctcttaaaattattttgccaCACAGACTGTAGGATGCTCCTTCTGTCATCTATTGTCCCCTCTAAAAGTCAATATCTCATGCATGCTTCCTGAGGTTCAGTCTTGACAACACCCTACTCGAAACTGAGTAAAAATCACATTCTCTTGAAAAATGTAAGCAGAGTATTAGAGTTATGAcattttgttattttctttgTTTGATATTCCACATTCTCTCccaatctttctttttttccccCCATTGTGCTTCTATTTCCTTTTCGGTGAGTGGGCGGCGAGGGAGTCATTTTTGGCGATAAAAGTTAATTTAAATCAAAAGTGTAGATGGTTTAAGTGAATCAATCATTAATGCTTTTGTTGAAATGGTTGAATACATCAAACAAATCTGTGAGACATAGGGCTGCCTGGCTCTTTCTTGGTTCCACTAACCTCATTACCTACCATAAAAATTGCTCGAACAGGTCTATGATCAGATAATCTAGATTCACCTCTTGTGTACTGGATTTGCTTCAATCCCTTTCCAAACCAAATTATCCGATCACACCTATAAAACTTTCTTCTTTGTCAAATTAACGGTACGGATTATATAACAAAACATGGAATTATTGGCAACTTACCACGCAGGAGCACGTTTCTCCTTCGCTTTTAATTTGTGATTGGATACATGATAATCATCtgagttttgattatatttatAGGTTGGTGCAAACTCAATTTCTTCCTCG from the Primulina tabacum isolate GXHZ01 chromosome 8, ASM2559414v2, whole genome shotgun sequence genome contains:
- the LOC142554443 gene encoding nudix hydrolase 18, mitochondrial-like, which gives rise to MMEINAIASSPPRTGRHLQRYDQGFRQVVGCIPYRKRKTNKSTPIEGTAIEDLEILLISSQKSPKMMFPKGGWELDEDIELAASRETIEEAGVIGLLEDKLGEWVFKSKSQDKYHQGSMFPLLVTEELNDWPEKNVRQRTWMTVNEAREVCAHSWMREALEVFVHRFRREEEPFTFCRLEFYITKELRLGIEAQSAE